TCCCCACACCAATGCTACTACCACTAAAATTATTGAAGCTACCATTCCATTTCTTTTATTTTTTCCCATTTTTCTACCCCTAACAATATTTTATTTTAACCTCTCTCTATTATACTCTTCAAACTTAGTTTTATCAATCTTCTTCAAAAAAATAAAAAAGGAAAATCCTAAGCATACATCTTAAAATTTTCCTTTTCCTAAATTATGCTAATGAGTAAAAACAGTCTAAATACTCTTTTATTAGCTCTTTCTTTTCATCTCTAGGAACATAGATTGCAAAGATCTCTTTTTCATCCTCTCCATAGAATTTTATAGAACAACTTTTTCTACCAAACATAATATCTTCCACTAAGAATATCTCTTTTATCTTATCTACACTTAAATGTCCACCTATTGATGAATCATTGTCATGAAAATTTAGAAATCCATGAGCATAGAACCCTTTTGGAAATTTATCCTTTATCTCTAAAACAAAGTTAGGTGTTACTACTAGTAAGAAAACCTTATCCCAACCTCTTAAAATTTCAAATAACTCTTCTCTCTTTTCTACTGGATACTTTCTAACACTTGGTGAGTTTCTATAAATATCAACTAGAGATACATTTAACTCTTGTGCTATCTTTCCTAACGAAATTTTTTCATCCTTTGCTAATAACTCTGCTATTTTCTCTCTCA
This region of Fusobacterium sp. SYSU M8D902 genomic DNA includes:
- the hutX gene encoding heme utilization cystosolic carrier protein HutX, whose protein sequence is MREKIAELLAKDEKISLGKIAQELNVSLVDIYRNSPSVRKYPVEKREELFEILRGWDKVFLLVVTPNFVLEIKDKFPKGFYAHGFLNFHDNDSSIGGHLSVDKIKEIFLVEDIMFGRKSCSIKFYGEDEKEIFAIYVPRDEKKELIKEYLDCFYSLA